CTGTGCGGGACCATGCTGTTGGATACGGGGGTGGGGGAGCTGTTCGCGTGGGTGGGCGCGCAGACGCAGTGCCCGGCGCAAGCCGCCACCGCGCAGGTCGACGGTGGGGCCGTGAAGGCGGGGTTCGGTGGCGTTCCGTTCCCCGACGGGACGACGATCCAGATCACGTCTCCGAGCGCATCACCGTCGATGTCCTACTCCTTCACGGTCGGCAAGGCCGAGCCGGGCACACCCAAGCCGGCGCTCTGCATTGCTTCGCCGGAGCCTCACTCCAACATCGGACGCATGCCCCTCCAACGCTTCAGGTACGTCCGGAATGAGAGCTGCAAGGCTTTTGGCTTCTTGAAGCCTTGACGGCCGCTACCCTCCGACAGGGGGCATGCCTGGGACGTGCCCCCGGAGCACCAGGCGGTCGCTCTCCCTCCGCCGTGACGGTTGCGCCTCCGCATCCCGGACGCCAGCGTCAAGGATTGATCATGAGGCAAGGGGGAGCCACGGCCATGGCGGAACAAGTCACGCGACAACAGAAGGCCCGGGAGCCTGTCGTCCCGGCGCAGCCTGGGATCCAGGCGAACCGCAGGATCGAGGATCACGCGCTCATCGGAAACATGCGCTCGGCGGCATTGGTCGCCCGGGACGGGACCATCGACTGGTTGTGCTTGCCAGACTTCGACTCGGACGCCTGTTTCGCGAGCCTGCTCGGGACGGAGGAGAACGGCGAGTGGGCGCTGGGACCCAGGGAGTCCATCCAGAAGATCACCCGCCGCTATCGCAAGGACACCCTGATCCTCGAGACGGAGTTCACCTGCGGCTCGGGCACCGTCCGGTTGATCGACTTCATGCCCGTCGGCCAGGAGTTCCCCAGGATCGTCCGGACGCTCGTGGGCGTGAAGGGGACGGTGGCGATGCACTCGAAGCTGACGCCACGCTTCGCCTTTGGCCGCTCCATCCCCAGGGTGGAGAGCATGGGCGGCTCGCTCCGTGCGTTCGCCGGCCCGGACGCGTTGTTCATCCGGCGCACGGACAGGGATACCGCGTCCCCGCTGGTCTCGAACTTCGAGGTGACCGAGGGCCAGCGGTTCTCCTGGGTGATGAGCTGGAACTACTCGTGGTTGGATCAGATCCCACCGAACCTGGATGCGGACCAGGCTGAACAGGAGACCCACCGCTACTGGACCCAGTGGGTGTCGCAGATCGTCCCGCCGCCCAGATACCGCGACGAGGTCGTCCGCTCCCTCATCACCATCAAGGCCTGCAGCTACGAGCGCACGGGCGGAATCGTGGCCGCGCCCACCACGTCGCTCCCGGAGACGCCGGGAGGTGAACGCAACTGGGACTACCGCTTCACGTGGCTGCGTGACGCCGTGCTCGCGCACAACGCCCTGAACCGCGCGGGCCTGAACGACGAGGCAACCTCGTTCTGGAAGTGGGTGATGCGCGCCATCGCGGGAGACCCCGCCCAGATGCAGATCATGTACGGCATCCGAGGCGAGCGCCGCCTCACGGAGTCCGAGCTGGACTGGCTCGACGGTTACGGCGGAGCGAAGCCCGTGCGCATCGGCAACGGGGCCTACAACCAGTTCCAGCTCGACGTGCTCGGCGAGGTGGCCGCGGTGCTCTACGCGGGCGCGAAATACTTCGGCGAGGTCGGCCCCGTCGCGCAGCGCGCGCTGCTCAACGTGGCCGAGCAGGCGATGAAGGTCTGGCGGCAGCCCGACAAGGGCATCTGGGAGATGCGCGGCCCCAACCGCCACTTCACCGCCTCCAAGGTGGCCGCGTGGGCGGCGATCGACCGGGCCATCAAGGCCTCGGATGAGACGAAGCTGACGGCCCCGATGGAGCAACTGCTGGAAGCCCGGGAGAGCATCTTCGAGGAGGTCTGCGCGCAGGGCTTCAATCGCGAGATGAACAGCTTCGTGCAGTACTACGGCGGCAAGGACATGGACGCGAGCCTGCTCTACATCCCGATGACCGGCTTCCTTCCGGCAACGGACCCGCGGGTGGTGGGCACGGTGGAGTGCATCGAGCGCGAGCTGCTCCAGGACGGGCTGGTGCTCCGCTTCAAGCCGGACGCCACCGGCTCCGTGGACGGGCTCAGCGGAGAGGAGGGGACCTTCCTCGCGTGCTCGTTCTGGCTCGCCGGCACGTACCAGATGATGGGGCGCTTCGAGGATGCCCGGCGGCTGTTCGAGCACCTGCTGTCCTTGAGCAACGACCTGGGCCTGCTCGCCGAGGAGTACATGCCGAAGCTGCACGCGCAGCTGGGCAACTTCCCGCAGGCGTTCAGCCACTTCTCGCTCGTCAACGCGGCCTACATCCTCACCGAGCCCCGCGCCTGACGCGGCGGCTCCCGGGCCTGCTTCCAGGGCCCGGGAGCGCCGTGGCGCGAACCTCAGTCCGGCCAGGTCCAGCCCGCGACCTCGGGCCGGTCCCGGCCGTGCTCGTGCGCGTAGGCCAGGTTGTCGAGGATGGCGTTCTTCATCTCCTCCTTCAGGTGCCCCGCCTTCGCGCCCAGCCCCGGCACGCGGTCAATGACGTCGATGACCAGGTGGTAGCGGGACGTCTCGTTGAGGATCGCCAGCTCGAAGGGCGTGTTGATGTTGCCCTTCTCCCGGTAGCCATGCACGTGCAGGTCTTCGTGGTCGATGAAGCGATAGGCCAGCTTGTGGATGAGTGACGCATAGCCGTGGAAGTTGAAGATGATGGGCTTGCCCGGCGGGAACAGGCTCTGGAACTCGCGTTGCGTGGACCCGTGCGGGTGATCCGCCGACGACTGGAGCTTGAACAGGTCGACGATGTTGATGAAGCGCAGCTTCAGGTGCGGTGCGCGCGCGCGCAGGATGGAGGCGGCGGCCAGGGCCTCCTGCGTCGCGACGTCACCGCAGCAGGCCATGATGACATCCGGCTCCACGTCCTCGTCCGTGCTGGCCCGCTTCCAGATGCCGAGCCCCTTGGCGCAGTGGGCGATGGCCTCGTCGATGCTGGTGAACTGCAGGTGCTTCTGCTTGTCCGCGACGATGACGTTGACGCAGTCGGTGCTGCGCAGGCACCGGTCCGCCACCACCAGCAGCGTGTTGGCATCCGGCGGCAGGTAGATGCGCGTGACCGAGCCGGACTTGTTCGTCACCAGGTCGATGAAGCCCGGGTCCTGGTGTGAGAACCCGTTGTGGTCCTGACGCCACACCGTCGAGGACAGCAGGATGTTCTCCGACGCAACGGGCGCCCGCCATCTCACGTGGTTCTTGCTGATGTCCAACCACTTGGCGTGCTGGTTGAACATGGAGTCCACGACGTGGGCGAACGCCTCGTAGGTGTGGAAGAAGCCGTGGCGCCCCGTGAGCAGGTATCCCTCCAGCCAGCCCAGCAGCGTGTGCTCCGACAGCATCTCCATGACGCGGCCGTCCCGCGCGAGGTAGCCCCCGTCGGCATCCTCCGGCACCATCTTGGCCATCCACGTCTTGCCGCTCACCTCGTAGATGGCCTGGAGCCGGTTGGAGGCGGTCTCGTCCGGACCGAAGACGCGGAAGTTCGTCGGGTTGTCGCGCATGATGTCGCGCAGGAACTCGCCGAGCGGCTTCGTGTTCTCATGCAGCGTGGTGCCGCGCGAGCCGACCTTGACCGCGTAGTCGCGGAAGTCAGGCAGCCTGAGCGCCTTGCGGAGCAGGCCGCCGTTGGCGTGGGGGTTCGCGCTCATCCGCCGGATTCCCTTGGGCGCGAGCGACCGGAGCTCCGGCATCAGCTGTCCCGTCGCGTCGAACAGCTCCTCGGGCCGGTAGCCGCGCATCCAGTCCTCGAGCGCCTTCAGGTGGGCCGGGTTGCCTCGCACGTCGCCGAAGGGGACCTGGTGCGAGCGCCAGCTTCCCTCCAGCTTGTGCCCGTCCAGCTCCTTTGGACCGGTCCATCCCTTGGGCGAGCGCAGGATGATCATGGGCCAGCGCGGACGCGTCGGGGTGTCCGTCAGCCGCGCCGTCTTCTGCAGGGCGCGGATCTCCTCGACGGCCTGCTCCAGGGTCTCCGCCATCTTCTGGTGCATCTGGGCCGGGTCGCTGCCCTCGACGAAGTAGGGCTTGTAGCCGTAGCCGACGAACAGCGCCTCCAGTTCCTCCGGGCTGATGCGGGAGAGGATGGTCGGGTTGGCGATCTTGTACCCGTTGAGGTTCAGGATGGGCAGCACGGCGCCGTCCCGCACGGGGTTGAGGAACTTGTTCGAGTGCCAGGCCGTCGCGAGCGGCCCCGTCTCGGCCTCGCCGTCCCCCACGACGCAGGCGACGATGAGGTCCGGGTTGTCGAAGGCCATGCCGTACGCGTGGGAGAGGCTGTAGCCCAGCTCGCCGCCTTCGTGGATGGAGCCGGGCGTCTCCGGGGTGACGTGGCTGCCGATGTGCCCGGGGAAGGAGAACTGCTTGAAGAACTTTCGCATCCCCTCCGCGTCCATGCTCTTGTCCGGATAGACCTCCGAGTAGGTGCCCTCCAGGTACGCCGGCCCGAGCACGCCCGGAGCGCCGTGGCCCGGCCCGGCCACGAAGATGACGTCGAGGTTCTGCTCGACGATGAGCCGGTTCAGGTGGACCCAGATGAACGAGAGCGCCGGGCTCGCGCCCCAGTGGCCGAGCAGCCGGTACTTCACGTCCTTCGGCGTCAGGGGCCGTCGCAGCAGCGGGTTGTCCTGGAGGTAGATCATCCCCACCGACAGGTAGTTGCACGCCCGCCAGTACGCGTTCATCAACTCCACTTCCCTGGCGGTGAGCGGTCCCTCGCCCCGGGTCCGCTCGCGGCCTGGAGCAGAGGGCCCCGGGCCGTGCTCCCTGGCGGACAACGGCGACCCATCCTCCATCGCTTCCGTTCCTTCGGGGTGTGCCATGAGATGCCTCCCATCAGTGGTGGATGTGGAGCGTGGAGTCGGAGGGGGCGAAGCCCGCTTCGCCCTCCATGTCCGCGCTGTACGCGCCCTGGGCCGCCGCGCTGTCACACAGGGCGCGGTGGTGGAACGCCCGCTGGGCGGCGGGCACGCGCGCGCTCTGGCCCCGCCAGGCTTCGAGCGCCTCGTCCTGCAGCGCGCGTCCGAAGGAGAAGCTCAGTGTCCAGGGCTTCGGGCCTTCCAGCGCGTTGATGGCGTTGAGGTGCTCCGTGGCCAGGACCGCGTCCTGTCCGCCGGACAGGAAGACGATTCCAGGGACCGCGGGTGGCACGTGGCGCCTCAGGACGCGCAACGTCGCCTCCGCCACCTCCGCCACCGGGACGTGCCTCGCGAAGCCGTGGCCGGCGGTGACCATGTTCGGCTTGAGCAACAGCCCTTCCAGGGACGCCCCCGCGGCGAAGAGCTCATCGAAGACCGCCTGCAGCACGCGCCCCGTCACGTCCTCGCACGGCTCGAGCGCGTGCGCGCCCTCCATCAGGACCTCGGGCTCCACGATGGGCACCAGGCCCTGCTCCTGGCAGAGGGTGGCGTAGCGCGCGAGCGCGTGCGCGTTCGCGTGGATGCACGCCGCGGTGGGCAGCCCGGCGCGGATGACGAAGACCGCGCGCCACTTGGCGAAGCGCGCGCCCAGTTCGCGGTACTCCTCGAGCCGCGCGCGCAAGCCGTCGAGCCCTTCCGTGACGGACTCTCCCGGCGCGCCGGCCAGGGGGTGGACGCCTGCGTCGACCTTGATGCCGGGGATGATGCCTCGGTCCGCCAGCAGCTCGACCAGCGGAGCTCCAGCCTCGCTGCGCTGATGGATCGTCTCGTCCTGCATGATGACACCGCCGATGAACCCGGCGATGCCGGGCGTACCGAAGAGCAGCTCCCGGTACGCGCGGCGGCTGTCCGCGGTCGACTCGATTGCGCGCGCGGTCAGGCGCTTCGTGATCGTGGCGACCGTCTCATCCGCCGCCAGGATGCCCTTTCCGTCCGCGATGATGGCTCGCGCGGTTTCACCGAGTCCTGGCATCGTCGACATGTGGTCCTCCCATCCCCCCGGAGGGAAACCTGAGGGCGCCCCGGTGCGCCAACAACGGGCGGTGGGGCGCTCGGCAACGGGTCTGCCTTTGAGCGCCAGGCTGGATGGTACGGCCCACGTCGCGATGCCATCTTGATGCAGGCCCACTGTCACCGAGGACGCCCGGTGTGTGGAGGCGGCGGGCGGGCGGAGACAGCCATGACCATCAAGTTGCTCATCGCGGACGTCGACGGGACCCTGGTGACGCGGGACAAGATCCTCACCCCGCGAACCTGCGAGGCCGTCGCCCGGCTGCGCGCCAGCGGTATCCAGTTCACCCTCACGAGCGGGCGGCCGCCGCGTGGGATGGCGGGGT
The sequence above is drawn from the Corallococcus sp. NCRR genome and encodes:
- a CDS encoding class I fructose-bisphosphate aldolase — translated: MSTMPGLGETARAIIADGKGILAADETVATITKRLTARAIESTADSRRAYRELLFGTPGIAGFIGGVIMQDETIHQRSEAGAPLVELLADRGIIPGIKVDAGVHPLAGAPGESVTEGLDGLRARLEEYRELGARFAKWRAVFVIRAGLPTAACIHANAHALARYATLCQEQGLVPIVEPEVLMEGAHALEPCEDVTGRVLQAVFDELFAAGASLEGLLLKPNMVTAGHGFARHVPVAEVAEATLRVLRRHVPPAVPGIVFLSGGQDAVLATEHLNAINALEGPKPWTLSFSFGRALQDEALEAWRGQSARVPAAQRAFHHRALCDSAAAQGAYSADMEGEAGFAPSDSTLHIHH
- a CDS encoding phosphoketolase family protein translates to MAHPEGTEAMEDGSPLSAREHGPGPSAPGRERTRGEGPLTAREVELMNAYWRACNYLSVGMIYLQDNPLLRRPLTPKDVKYRLLGHWGASPALSFIWVHLNRLIVEQNLDVIFVAGPGHGAPGVLGPAYLEGTYSEVYPDKSMDAEGMRKFFKQFSFPGHIGSHVTPETPGSIHEGGELGYSLSHAYGMAFDNPDLIVACVVGDGEAETGPLATAWHSNKFLNPVRDGAVLPILNLNGYKIANPTILSRISPEELEALFVGYGYKPYFVEGSDPAQMHQKMAETLEQAVEEIRALQKTARLTDTPTRPRWPMIILRSPKGWTGPKELDGHKLEGSWRSHQVPFGDVRGNPAHLKALEDWMRGYRPEELFDATGQLMPELRSLAPKGIRRMSANPHANGGLLRKALRLPDFRDYAVKVGSRGTTLHENTKPLGEFLRDIMRDNPTNFRVFGPDETASNRLQAIYEVSGKTWMAKMVPEDADGGYLARDGRVMEMLSEHTLLGWLEGYLLTGRHGFFHTYEAFAHVVDSMFNQHAKWLDISKNHVRWRAPVASENILLSSTVWRQDHNGFSHQDPGFIDLVTNKSGSVTRIYLPPDANTLLVVADRCLRSTDCVNVIVADKQKHLQFTSIDEAIAHCAKGLGIWKRASTDEDVEPDVIMACCGDVATQEALAAASILRARAPHLKLRFINIVDLFKLQSSADHPHGSTQREFQSLFPPGKPIIFNFHGYASLIHKLAYRFIDHEDLHVHGYREKGNINTPFELAILNETSRYHLVIDVIDRVPGLGAKAGHLKEEMKNAILDNLAYAHEHGRDRPEVAGWTWPD
- a CDS encoding glycoside hydrolase family 15 protein, which gives rise to MAEQVTRQQKAREPVVPAQPGIQANRRIEDHALIGNMRSAALVARDGTIDWLCLPDFDSDACFASLLGTEENGEWALGPRESIQKITRRYRKDTLILETEFTCGSGTVRLIDFMPVGQEFPRIVRTLVGVKGTVAMHSKLTPRFAFGRSIPRVESMGGSLRAFAGPDALFIRRTDRDTASPLVSNFEVTEGQRFSWVMSWNYSWLDQIPPNLDADQAEQETHRYWTQWVSQIVPPPRYRDEVVRSLITIKACSYERTGGIVAAPTTSLPETPGGERNWDYRFTWLRDAVLAHNALNRAGLNDEATSFWKWVMRAIAGDPAQMQIMYGIRGERRLTESELDWLDGYGGAKPVRIGNGAYNQFQLDVLGEVAAVLYAGAKYFGEVGPVAQRALLNVAEQAMKVWRQPDKGIWEMRGPNRHFTASKVAAWAAIDRAIKASDETKLTAPMEQLLEARESIFEEVCAQGFNREMNSFVQYYGGKDMDASLLYIPMTGFLPATDPRVVGTVECIERELLQDGLVLRFKPDATGSVDGLSGEEGTFLACSFWLAGTYQMMGRFEDARRLFEHLLSLSNDLGLLAEEYMPKLHAQLGNFPQAFSHFSLVNAAYILTEPRA